A genomic window from Nomascus leucogenys isolate Asia chromosome 10, Asia_NLE_v1, whole genome shotgun sequence includes:
- the RPL18A gene encoding 60S ribosomal protein L18a, giving the protein MKASGTLREYKVVGRCLPTPKCHTPPLYRMRIFAPNHVVAKSRFWYFVSQLKKMKKSSGEIVYCGQVFEKSPLRVKNFGIWLRYDSRSGTHNMYREYRDLTTAGAVTQCYRDMGARHRARAHSIQIMKVEEIAASKCRRPAVKQFHDSKIKFPLPHRVLRRQHKPRFTTKRPNTFF; this is encoded by the exons ATGAAGGCCTCGGGCACA CTACGAGAGTACAAGGTAGTGGGTCGCTGCCTGCCCACCCCCAAATGCCACACACCGCCCCTCTACCGCATGCGAATCTTTGCACCTAATCATGTCGTCGCCAAGTCCCGCTTCTGGTACTTCGTATCTCagttaaagaaaatgaagaagtctTCAGGGGAGATTGTCTACTGTGGTCAG GTGTTTGAGAAGTCCCCCCTGCGGGTGAAGAACTTTGGGATCTGGCTGCGCTATGACTCCCGGAGCGGCACCCACAACATGTACCGGGAATACCGGGACCTGACCACCGCAGGCGCTGTCACCCAGTGCT ACCGAGACATGGGTGCCCGGCACCGCGCCCGGGCCCACTCCATTCAAATCATGAAGGTGGAAGAGATCGCAGCCAGCAAGTGCCGCCGGCCGGCTGTCAAGCAGTTCCAC GACTCCAAGATCAAGTTCCCGTTGCCCCACCGGGTCCTGCGCCGTCAGCACAAGCCACGCTTCACCACCAAGAGGCCCAACACCTTCTTCTAG